Proteins from one Bacteroides mediterraneensis genomic window:
- a CDS encoding bifunctional dihydroorotate dehydrogenase B NAD binding subunit/NADPH-dependent glutamate synthase, with protein MNRILQKEHFSEKVFKLVIEAPLIAKSRKAGHFVIVRVGEKGERMPLTIAAADPVKGTITLVVQEVGLSSTRLCELNVGDYITDVVGPLGKATHIENFGTVVCAGGGVGVAPMLPIVQALKAAGNRVITVLAGRTKELIILEKEMRESSDEVIIMTDDGSYGQKGLVTEGVEAVIKREKVDKCFAIGPAVMMKFVCLLTKKYDIPTDVSLNTIMVDGTGMCGACRITVGGKTKFVCVDGPEFDGHQVDFDEMLKRMGAFKDIEREEIHKLDEHPAACEAEQAASGRNAEWREALRKRMKPKERTLIPRVKMNELDPEYRSHSRKEEVNLGLNEEQALTEAKRCLDCANPSCMEGCPVGIDIPGFIKNIERGEFLEAARTLKKTSALPAVCGRVCPQEKQCESKCIHLKMGHEAVAIGYLERFAADYERESGQVLVPEIAAKNGIKVAVVGSGPAGLSFAGDMAKMGYDVTVFEALHEIGGVLKYGIPEFRLPNKIVDVEIDNLSKMGVTFVKDCIIGKTLSVEDLENEGYKGIFVASGAGLPNFMNIPGENSINIMSSNEYLTRVNLMDAASEDADTPVTFGKRVAVIGGGNTAMDSVRTARRLGAEKAMIIYRRSEAEMPARLEEVKHAKEEGVEFLTLHNPIEYIADEKGRVKQVVLQKMELGEPDASGRRSPVPIPGATVTLDIDMAIVSVGVSPNPIVPHSIPGLELGRKGTIAVNEDMQSSIPTIYAGGDIVRGGATVILAMGDGRRAAAAMNRQLQKA; from the coding sequence ATGAACAGAATTCTTCAGAAGGAACATTTTTCCGAAAAAGTTTTTAAGCTGGTCATTGAGGCTCCCTTGATTGCGAAATCGCGCAAGGCCGGGCATTTTGTGATTGTCCGTGTGGGAGAAAAGGGAGAACGCATGCCGCTGACCATTGCTGCGGCCGACCCGGTGAAAGGAACCATCACGCTGGTGGTACAGGAGGTGGGGCTTTCGTCCACCCGTTTATGCGAATTGAACGTAGGCGATTATATTACAGATGTGGTTGGTCCGTTGGGAAAAGCCACTCATATTGAGAATTTCGGTACGGTAGTCTGTGCCGGAGGAGGAGTGGGGGTGGCTCCGATGCTCCCCATCGTGCAGGCATTGAAAGCTGCCGGCAACCGGGTGATTACCGTATTGGCCGGACGTACAAAGGAACTGATTATCCTGGAAAAGGAAATGCGGGAAAGTTCTGACGAAGTGATTATCATGACCGACGATGGTTCTTACGGACAGAAAGGACTGGTGACGGAAGGAGTGGAAGCGGTCATCAAGCGCGAGAAGGTGGACAAATGCTTTGCCATCGGTCCGGCTGTCATGATGAAGTTTGTCTGCCTGCTGACAAAGAAATACGACATCCCGACCGATGTGTCTCTGAACACCATCATGGTGGATGGAACGGGTATGTGTGGTGCCTGCCGTATCACCGTGGGAGGAAAGACGAAGTTCGTGTGTGTGGATGGTCCGGAATTCGACGGCCACCAGGTGGACTTTGACGAGATGCTCAAGCGTATGGGTGCTTTCAAGGACATCGAACGGGAGGAAATCCATAAGCTGGACGAGCATCCTGCGGCATGTGAAGCGGAACAGGCTGCTTCGGGCCGGAATGCGGAGTGGCGCGAAGCGTTGCGCAAGCGGATGAAGCCGAAAGAGCGTACCCTGATTCCTCGGGTGAAGATGAACGAACTGGACCCGGAATACCGCTCACACAGCCGCAAGGAGGAAGTGAACTTGGGACTGAACGAAGAACAGGCGCTGACGGAGGCCAAGCGATGTCTGGACTGTGCCAATCCTTCCTGTATGGAAGGTTGTCCGGTGGGCATTGATATTCCGGGCTTCATCAAGAACATTGAGCGTGGAGAATTTTTGGAAGCGGCGCGTACGTTGAAGAAAACCAGTGCACTTCCGGCTGTGTGCGGACGTGTCTGTCCGCAGGAAAAGCAGTGTGAGTCGAAGTGTATCCACTTGAAGATGGGGCACGAAGCAGTGGCCATCGGTTACTTGGAACGTTTTGCAGCCGATTACGAGCGGGAAAGCGGACAGGTTTTGGTCCCGGAAATTGCGGCCAAGAACGGCATCAAGGTGGCGGTGGTCGGTTCGGGACCCGCGGGATTGTCGTTTGCGGGCGACATGGCCAAGATGGGGTACGATGTGACCGTGTTCGAGGCCCTGCACGAAATTGGCGGTGTGTTGAAATATGGTATTCCGGAGTTCCGTCTGCCCAACAAGATTGTGGACGTGGAAATCGATAACCTGTCGAAGATGGGTGTCACTTTTGTGAAGGACTGCATCATCGGGAAGACCCTCAGTGTGGAAGATTTGGAGAACGAAGGTTACAAGGGAATCTTTGTAGCTTCGGGTGCCGGATTGCCTAATTTCATGAACATTCCGGGCGAGAACTCCATCAACATCATGTCGTCCAATGAATACCTGACCCGTGTGAATCTGATGGATGCGGCCAGTGAGGACGCCGACACTCCGGTGACCTTCGGTAAGCGAGTCGCTGTGATTGGAGGTGGAAATACGGCCATGGATTCTGTGCGTACGGCCCGCCGTCTGGGAGCGGAGAAGGCGATGATTATTTACCGTCGTTCGGAAGCAGAAATGCCGGCCCGTCTGGAGGAAGTGAAACATGCCAAGGAGGAAGGTGTGGAATTCCTGACCCTGCACAATCCGATTGAATACATTGCCGACGAGAAGGGTCGGGTGAAACAAGTGGTGTTGCAGAAAATGGAGTTGGGCGAGCCCGACGCCTCCGGTCGTCGCAGTCCGGTACCCATCCCGGGGGCTACGGTGACCTTGGACATTGACATGGCCATCGTCAGTGTGGGTGTGTCGCCGAATCCGATTGTACCTCATTCCATTCCGGGTTTGGAACTGGGACGTAAGGGTACCATCGCAGTGAACGAGGACATGCAGTCGTCCATCCCGACCATCTATGCCGGAGGGGATATCGTACGCGGTGGAGCTACTGTGATTCTGGCCATGGGCGACGGACGCCGTGCGGCAGCCGCCATGAACCGTCAGCTTCAGAAAGCATGA
- a CDS encoding DUF4468 domain-containing protein has translation MKKLLFILLACLPLFGMAKDKKENSDPKYLAGAITLEDGKVTFNHEIKAPSLSKEQLYQQMLDWANNRFKPDGKLQSRVVYTSEEEGDIAASAEEYIVFSSSALSLDRTRIYYQYLIHVTDGVCQMTMTRIRYWYDENRDGGQKYTAEEWITDDMALNKKKTKLAPICGKFRRETIDLKDQLFQSATDALGQKVLANEATPAATVPATPLAPALTGELKDVDVTKLTDNWNSQLQNGRITLTANEEEIEIKPENWGGFGKMFNKNVAYLLIAQDRIALSALMEQCTEYKITFYAQGSTQPAAVIECKKSMSQKMTADDLKSLNIQADSSKSYTMYTGEITRTLLRQ, from the coding sequence TTGTTCGGCATGGCCAAGGATAAAAAAGAAAACTCCGACCCGAAGTATCTGGCAGGAGCCATCACCCTGGAAGACGGGAAAGTGACTTTCAATCATGAAATCAAGGCTCCTTCTCTCTCCAAAGAACAACTGTACCAGCAAATGCTTGACTGGGCCAACAACCGCTTCAAACCCGATGGAAAGCTGCAGAGCCGGGTGGTTTATACGAGTGAAGAAGAAGGTGACATTGCCGCTTCGGCTGAGGAATACATTGTCTTCTCCTCCTCCGCCCTTTCACTGGACCGCACCCGTATCTACTACCAGTATCTTATCCATGTGACCGACGGCGTATGCCAGATGACCATGACCCGCATCCGCTACTGGTATGACGAAAACCGTGACGGAGGACAGAAATACACAGCCGAAGAATGGATTACCGATGACATGGCACTGAACAAGAAGAAAACGAAACTTGCCCCCATCTGCGGAAAGTTCCGCCGCGAAACCATCGACCTGAAAGACCAGCTTTTCCAGTCGGCTACCGATGCGCTGGGACAAAAGGTGCTGGCTAACGAGGCAACTCCTGCCGCAACCGTACCTGCCACCCCACTGGCTCCGGCACTGACCGGCGAACTGAAAGATGTGGATGTGACAAAACTTACTGACAACTGGAACAGCCAGCTGCAGAACGGACGCATCACTCTGACGGCCAATGAGGAAGAAATCGAAATCAAACCGGAAAACTGGGGAGGCTTCGGAAAAATGTTCAACAAGAACGTGGCCTACCTGCTGATTGCACAAGACCGCATCGCCCTCAGCGCCCTGATGGAACAGTGCACGGAATATAAGATTACCTTCTACGCACAGGGAAGCACCCAACCGGCTGCAGTGATTGAGTGCAAGAAGTCCATGAGCCAGAAAATGACGGCAGACGACCTGAAATCACTTAACATCCAAGCAGATAGCAGCAAATCGTACACCATGTACACCGGTGAAATCACACGTACGCTGCTCCGCCAGTAA